A stretch of the Filimonas lacunae genome encodes the following:
- a CDS encoding DUF4397 domain-containing protein, whose product MKLKNIITVLTFGVLASCNKEAEMQPAPAVSYLMFYNGVADFYGLNSLVLVNNTYGGSLDYNNNGRGLVGAFNASSYRITDTGRYRIAFTGTPDTSGKADKIIEGVYHFEAAQHYTLYLADSLGYYETLVSKDDVTTDKANARLRLIHLGADAGPVQVKIDSLPVEGLDNTRFRQVTKYASVPPAVKPGIRIVYTDADTGEERILIRKSFPLEAGKCYTMILRGYKAPADGNVNKTINLSTIINF is encoded by the coding sequence ATGAAACTGAAGAATATAATAACGGTGCTGACTTTTGGAGTGCTGGCATCCTGTAACAAAGAAGCGGAAATGCAGCCTGCGCCGGCTGTGTCTTACCTGATGTTTTACAATGGCGTAGCCGATTTTTATGGACTCAACAGCCTGGTGCTGGTCAATAACACTTACGGTGGCAGTCTCGATTACAATAACAATGGCAGAGGTCTGGTAGGCGCATTCAACGCTTCTTCTTATCGCATTACAGACACAGGGCGGTATCGCATTGCCTTTACCGGTACACCCGATACTTCCGGTAAAGCTGATAAGATTATAGAAGGGGTATACCATTTTGAAGCAGCCCAACATTATACCCTTTACCTGGCAGACAGCCTGGGTTATTATGAAACCCTGGTTAGCAAAGATGATGTTACGACAGATAAAGCCAATGCCAGACTACGTTTAATACACCTGGGCGCAGATGCAGGGCCTGTGCAGGTAAAAATAGATTCGTTGCCTGTGGAAGGGTTAGACAATACGCGCTTTAGGCAGGTAACGAAATATGCAAGTGTGCCACCAGCTGTTAAACCCGGAATCCGTATTGTATATACGGATGCAGACACCGGAGAAGAGCGGATATTGATACGCAAGTCTTTTCCGCTGGAAGCCGGTAAATGTTATACCATGATACTGCGCGGCTATAAAGCCCCGGCAGATGGTAATGTAAACAAAACGATAAACCTGTCTACCATCATCAATTTCTAA
- a CDS encoding RNA polymerase sigma factor, with protein sequence MHSTPHISITLTDFLLLFEATKDRLYGLFVKQTRDRHIAEDLLQDCYLRAWEKRDTLTTDNAEKYITGIAYHILADWHRVQVKKKLVYMEELPTETPDMVTPGELFSLKETKHIIAQTLAGLSSGKKVSFRLIKEEEKSYKEVSALLNTPVSTLEKQVAGSLTALRKALKTYLLSWLG encoded by the coding sequence ATGCACTCCACCCCACATATCAGTATTACTTTAACAGATTTTCTGCTACTGTTTGAAGCAACGAAAGATCGTTTGTATGGTTTGTTTGTGAAGCAGACGAGAGACAGACATATAGCAGAAGACCTGCTACAGGATTGTTATTTACGCGCCTGGGAAAAACGGGACACCCTTACTACAGATAACGCGGAGAAATATATTACCGGTATTGCTTATCATATTCTGGCCGACTGGCACAGAGTGCAGGTAAAGAAGAAGCTGGTGTATATGGAAGAGCTGCCAACAGAAACGCCCGATATGGTAACACCGGGCGAGTTATTTTCTCTGAAAGAAACAAAGCATATTATAGCGCAAACACTGGCAGGCCTTTCTTCTGGTAAAAAGGTTTCTTTCCGGCTGATTAAAGAAGAAGAAAAAAGTTACAAAGAAGTATCAGCCTTATTGAACACACCGGTAAGCACCCTGGAAAAGCAGGTAGCAGGTAGCCTTACCGCGCTTAGAAAGGCTTTAAAAACGTATTTATTAAGCTGGCTGGGATAA
- a CDS encoding RpnC/YadD family protein, which produces MLAPTKPTVQKGDLLWKGIVEDLFADFLRFFFADADDKFDIDKGFEFLDKELHEITPAHELRHPRFVDKLVKLWYKDGAEKWLLLHVEVQGYVDNHFPARMFTYFYRIYDKFQQEITSLAIFTDNDDDYHPDRYKRD; this is translated from the coding sequence TTGCTTGCACCTACAAAACCAACTGTACAAAAAGGAGACTTATTATGGAAGGGAATAGTGGAAGATTTGTTTGCTGACTTTCTGCGTTTCTTTTTTGCAGATGCAGACGATAAATTTGATATAGACAAAGGATTTGAATTCCTGGACAAAGAACTACACGAGATAACACCAGCCCATGAACTAAGGCATCCCCGTTTTGTAGACAAATTAGTAAAGCTCTGGTATAAAGACGGCGCTGAAAAATGGCTACTGCTACATGTAGAAGTGCAAGGCTATGTGGACAATCATTTTCCTGCACGCATGTTCACTTACTTTTACCGGATATATGATAAGTTTCAACAGGAAATTACTTCGCTGGCCATCTTCACCGATAATGATGATGACTACCATCCGGACAGATACAAAAGAGATTAA
- a CDS encoding dihydrofolate reductase family protein — translation MGNIVLFMHTSLDGFAAGPKGEMDWIHVDEEIFDFGAKRITKTNTALYGRITFEMMESYWPTAADKPGASKHDREHAAWYKEVHKVVLSNTLNQDTLKNTTVIGKHYVDALRDVKKNTTGEILLFGSPSTAHALLAENLIDACWLFVNPVLLGEGIPVFKNMKEKQSMTLLQTHVFSSGVVCLHHKMQHG, via the coding sequence ATGGGAAATATTGTATTATTCATGCACACATCACTCGATGGCTTTGCAGCAGGTCCAAAGGGTGAAATGGATTGGATTCATGTAGATGAGGAAATATTTGACTTCGGAGCAAAAAGGATCACGAAAACGAATACGGCATTGTATGGAAGAATCACCTTTGAGATGATGGAAAGCTACTGGCCAACAGCGGCAGATAAGCCTGGAGCATCCAAACACGACCGTGAACATGCCGCCTGGTATAAGGAAGTACATAAAGTAGTATTGTCTAATACATTGAACCAGGACACACTGAAGAATACTACTGTGATTGGAAAGCACTATGTGGATGCACTTCGCGATGTAAAGAAGAATACAACAGGCGAAATACTGCTTTTTGGAAGTCCTTCTACAGCACATGCCCTTTTAGCGGAAAACCTCATCGATGCCTGTTGGCTTTTTGTAAACCCGGTATTGTTGGGAGAAGGTATTCCTGTATTCAAAAACATGAAAGAAAAGCAGTCGATGACACTGCTGCAAACACACGTATTTAGCTCGGGAGTAGTTTGTCTTCACCACAAAATGCAGCATGGCTAG
- a CDS encoding NHL repeat-containing protein translates to MKPIILSFLSIAVAACLLFSCSKKYEDRLEQQNRSSGILRVGRKGETNIAGAKIDETVTLYAKIGEPDATVKIYVGGVEATVLTHGSANTTVRSESGSQQITVLMDTFNITIPAAAKIGPGILYFTLNDVPKPALAFEVYRPDILIPGQSFVEPFLFTVMDSTLIDNNYQYTMPRRLKDGLRGEAVVNRVLGLTYDEVSQTFYFMDQQPDDLTYRIRKLYNGVVTTIAGGGDNYMATTGSQLKLVEKKDLQAGPDGKIYFTSIFYTDADPATGFQSSYALIQRLNPATGAIEIVLGGGRSIVKYPSRSMDDYRGVEDGPVDSAMIYYPQSLTFDKEGSLYFMDGAIDHAEAGTLLRKFSHGRLETLLGKGQKDVYDFEDIDGVTYSVPFYTGIEEHTDGFNEEVRLTGTKGMVLAGNGKFYLLCEGGGWQMNVVEVNLDTREAATIIGLPTGQYSSITTGTFKEVALNYATTFDLDFDGNILFGQNILYKMNLKQETIAKVAGGYTGGGSLSDRELMQTKQKGENAFMGTIDTIVFDQFGNLYAGYSSIIPSGDVKMSKITIEE, encoded by the coding sequence ATGAAACCAATTATACTATCATTCCTTTCTATAGCAGTTGCTGCCTGCCTGCTTTTTTCGTGCAGCAAAAAATATGAAGACAGGCTGGAACAGCAAAACCGCTCCTCCGGTATTCTGCGGGTGGGACGAAAAGGCGAAACCAATATTGCCGGCGCAAAAATAGATGAAACCGTAACCCTGTATGCTAAAATAGGAGAGCCGGATGCCACTGTGAAAATATATGTGGGAGGCGTGGAAGCAACCGTACTTACACATGGCAGCGCCAATACAACGGTACGTTCAGAATCGGGCAGTCAGCAGATAACCGTACTGATGGATACCTTCAACATTACAATACCCGCTGCTGCCAAAATAGGACCAGGCATTCTTTACTTTACCCTGAATGATGTACCTAAACCAGCGCTGGCTTTTGAAGTATACAGACCAGATATCCTTATTCCCGGTCAGTCGTTTGTAGAGCCTTTTTTATTTACGGTGATGGACAGTACGCTGATTGATAATAATTATCAATATACTATGCCCCGGCGTTTAAAAGACGGGCTACGGGGAGAAGCCGTGGTGAACCGGGTGCTGGGGCTTACATATGATGAGGTTAGTCAGACCTTTTATTTTATGGATCAGCAACCGGATGACTTAACTTATCGTATACGAAAGCTGTATAATGGGGTAGTCACCACTATTGCAGGCGGTGGCGATAACTATATGGCTACTACCGGTTCGCAGTTAAAGCTGGTGGAGAAGAAAGACCTGCAAGCAGGGCCGGATGGTAAGATTTATTTTACCAGTATTTTTTATACAGACGCTGATCCTGCCACCGGTTTCCAATCCAGCTATGCGTTGATACAACGGTTAAACCCTGCTACCGGCGCTATTGAAATAGTGTTGGGCGGCGGGCGGAGTATTGTAAAATATCCTTCCCGTAGTATGGATGACTACAGGGGCGTGGAAGATGGCCCGGTGGATTCTGCTATGATATACTATCCGCAATCGCTCACTTTTGATAAAGAAGGTAGTCTGTATTTTATGGATGGTGCCATAGACCACGCAGAAGCCGGTACCCTGCTGCGCAAATTCAGCCATGGAAGGCTGGAAACCTTGCTGGGTAAAGGCCAAAAGGATGTGTATGATTTTGAAGATATAGATGGTGTCACCTATTCGGTACCCTTTTACACCGGTATTGAAGAGCATACCGATGGCTTTAATGAGGAAGTGCGGCTAACCGGAACAAAGGGTATGGTGCTGGCTGGCAACGGCAAGTTTTATCTGCTCTGTGAAGGAGGTGGCTGGCAGATGAATGTAGTGGAAGTAAACCTGGATACCAGGGAAGCCGCTACTATTATAGGGTTACCCACCGGGCAGTACTCCTCTATCACCACAGGTACTTTTAAAGAAGTAGCATTAAACTATGCCACTACGTTTGATCTGGACTTTGATGGTAATATTCTGTTTGGTCAGAATATTTTGTACAAAATGAACCTGAAGCAGGAAACCATTGCCAAAGTAGCTGGTGGTTATACTGGTGGCGGATCGTTAAGCGACCGGGAGCTGATGCAAACCAAACAGAAAGGGGAAAACGCTTTTATGGGTACTATTGATACGATTGTATTCGACCAGTTTGGCAACCTGTATGCGGGATACAGCTCTATCATACCTTCCGGTGATGTAAAAATGAGTAAAATAACTATAGAGGAATAA
- a CDS encoding TonB-dependent receptor — protein MKKKCERWQRLVLLWLVVLPWAGLNAQTEQISDPVTVQAEKISLPDLMASLQRQTAYIFSFDHDLLAKTEVTHIRWNKMPLGKALSELKQKAGLQYTILDRNIAVVPAVRSSKKAENIESVQTGGRITGKIVDFENSNPLAGASIRVEGTAWASTTDEQGKFELNNLPPGLYTLVLSYVGYANNRLAEVEVVAGRNTQIDGKLQPARAWNEVVVRSAGIRKRAVANTSDEQLIKEMYNAKTVISGISNEQIARTLDRDAAEVVKRIPGVNISEDRFVIVRGLGKRYNLTFLNDALAPATDADSRSFSYDVINSNAIDRIMVYKSPSPDLPGEFSGGLVKIYTKKSQLTRQVDIQLSAQYRPGSTFKDVWSYAGSKTDFLGFDNGVRNLPKGIPSATEFNHLNTQQNAVYSRQFANNYVLDKQFRSGPDLRFNINYYDAWKTGGHYISNLTSVAYTNTHEQRSTEASSYTKYIDGRIQQGIHSARLSVVQTNGLTVNKNLSFELRNFINQNGQRIAVEDYRILDDYERYENRHVNLYYVSNFIYSGQLSGKYQFGANKENGVTGNFSYSSIHKSEPDNRDYTFTRPIQPSGRGDAEDAWALSTGLISRYLLSRVFNDVKENAYQGNIDLNYHINPSLAFKAGYFYENRWRDYNNRTFVLNNGPNLYDPNLYIGPGEDPELGSGGKIPGEKLPIRVLEKYLPVYFPAAMFREDGTGYTFFEKTSPNNQYFADNTLHAGYLSGDVTLLHERLNIFGGVRVEHNRFRILGAYKAGLTAYPLQVNQPVTSVLPSVNLSFKADSNVIIRMGYGRTLNRPEFREAAPVQYSNYLEQETYLGNPALTTVNIDNAELRAEWYPKSTRRNEMVNVGVFYKRLDKPIERLRVVFSDGFDQYFYANTGQATIYGAEAELRKSFDFLGSKLFRDLSVILNGSWFKSTVKVPAQPERIGYAGARERPMQGQSPYLFNASLNYENVGYGTKLALTFNRAGDYIYVVGANPDAGRGDPDVMMKGRSQLDITWRQRINKIFSINAGVQNVLNAPVILYQDWKRNYHYDALAGKPPVFNSTLFDKGDIIYRRYYLKPYYSFSVNMIF, from the coding sequence ATGAAAAAAAAATGTGAGCGCTGGCAGCGGCTGGTATTGCTATGGCTGGTAGTGTTGCCGTGGGCCGGACTGAACGCCCAAACGGAACAGATCAGCGACCCGGTTACGGTACAGGCAGAGAAGATAAGTTTACCGGACCTGATGGCCAGCCTGCAACGGCAAACTGCTTATATCTTTTCCTTTGACCACGATCTGCTGGCAAAAACAGAAGTCACCCATATTCGCTGGAACAAAATGCCGTTAGGAAAAGCGCTGAGCGAACTGAAACAGAAAGCAGGTCTGCAATACACCATACTGGATCGCAACATTGCGGTAGTGCCGGCCGTACGCAGCAGCAAAAAAGCAGAGAACATAGAATCGGTACAGACTGGAGGAAGGATTACCGGGAAAATAGTAGACTTTGAAAACAGTAATCCGCTGGCGGGCGCTTCTATAAGGGTAGAAGGAACCGCCTGGGCTTCCACTACAGATGAACAGGGAAAGTTTGAACTGAATAATCTGCCGCCCGGCCTGTATACTTTAGTACTGTCTTATGTAGGCTATGCCAACAACCGGCTGGCAGAAGTGGAAGTAGTGGCTGGCAGAAATACACAGATTGATGGAAAGCTACAGCCCGCCCGTGCCTGGAATGAAGTGGTGGTAAGAAGCGCCGGCATCAGAAAACGTGCCGTAGCCAATACCTCCGATGAGCAGCTGATCAAGGAAATGTACAATGCCAAAACAGTGATATCTGGTATTTCCAATGAACAGATAGCGCGCACGCTGGACAGGGATGCAGCAGAAGTAGTAAAGCGTATACCCGGTGTAAACATTTCGGAAGACCGTTTTGTGATTGTGCGCGGGTTGGGAAAAAGGTATAACCTTACTTTTCTGAACGATGCATTGGCACCTGCTACAGATGCAGACAGCCGTTCCTTTTCCTATGATGTTATCAACAGCAACGCCATAGACCGGATTATGGTGTACAAATCACCTTCCCCCGATTTACCAGGCGAGTTTTCTGGTGGGTTGGTAAAAATCTATACCAAAAAAAGCCAGCTGACACGCCAGGTGGATATACAGTTATCTGCACAATATCGTCCTGGTTCTACCTTCAAAGATGTATGGTCTTACGCAGGCAGCAAAACAGACTTCCTGGGTTTTGATAATGGAGTACGGAACCTGCCTAAAGGCATACCCTCTGCTACGGAGTTCAATCATCTCAATACACAGCAAAATGCGGTGTATTCCAGGCAATTCGCCAACAACTACGTACTGGATAAGCAATTCCGTTCCGGGCCTGACCTTCGCTTTAATATCAACTATTATGATGCCTGGAAAACAGGTGGCCACTATATCAGCAACCTCACTTCTGTGGCATATACCAACACGCATGAGCAGCGCAGTACAGAAGCCAGTTCTTACACCAAATATATAGATGGTCGTATACAGCAGGGCATTCACAGCGCGAGGTTAAGCGTGGTGCAAACCAATGGGCTTACGGTGAATAAAAATTTGTCTTTTGAACTGCGGAACTTTATTAACCAGAACGGGCAGCGTATAGCGGTAGAGGACTACCGTATACTGGACGATTATGAGCGCTACGAAAACAGGCATGTAAACCTGTATTATGTAAGCAACTTTATATACTCCGGTCAGTTATCCGGTAAATACCAGTTTGGCGCTAACAAAGAGAATGGGGTAACAGGCAACTTCAGTTATTCTTCCATTCACAAGTCAGAGCCAGACAACCGCGATTATACTTTTACCCGCCCTATTCAACCCTCCGGAAGGGGAGATGCAGAAGATGCCTGGGCATTGTCCACCGGTCTTATATCACGCTACCTGCTAAGCCGTGTGTTTAATGATGTAAAGGAAAATGCGTATCAGGGCAATATCGACCTGAACTATCATATTAATCCTTCGCTGGCTTTTAAAGCCGGGTACTTTTACGAAAATCGCTGGCGCGATTATAACAACCGCACTTTTGTACTCAACAATGGTCCTAACCTATACGATCCCAATTTGTACATTGGCCCGGGAGAGGACCCTGAGCTGGGCAGCGGTGGTAAGATACCTGGCGAAAAACTTCCTATACGGGTGCTGGAAAAATACCTGCCTGTATACTTTCCGGCAGCTATGTTCCGTGAAGATGGAACAGGATATACATTTTTTGAGAAAACCTCACCCAATAACCAATACTTTGCCGATAACACGCTGCATGCAGGTTACCTGAGTGGTGATGTTACCTTGTTGCACGAACGGCTGAATATATTCGGAGGTGTGCGGGTAGAGCATAACCGCTTTCGCATATTGGGCGCTTACAAAGCCGGGCTTACGGCTTATCCATTGCAGGTAAACCAGCCTGTTACTTCTGTGCTGCCTTCTGTCAACCTTTCGTTTAAGGCAGATAGTAATGTGATTATCCGCATGGGCTATGGCAGAACGCTGAATCGACCTGAGTTCAGAGAAGCGGCTCCGGTACAATACTCCAACTACCTGGAACAGGAAACCTACCTGGGCAATCCGGCGCTGACTACCGTAAACATTGATAACGCAGAACTGCGCGCAGAATGGTATCCCAAAAGTACCCGACGTAATGAAATGGTGAACGTAGGTGTGTTTTACAAACGGCTGGATAAACCGATTGAGCGGTTGCGTGTTGTTTTTTCTGATGGGTTTGATCAGTATTTCTACGCCAATACAGGGCAGGCTACCATATACGGTGCAGAAGCAGAGCTGCGCAAAAGCTTTGATTTTCTGGGAAGTAAATTGTTTCGCGATCTCTCCGTAATACTGAATGGTTCCTGGTTTAAAAGCACTGTAAAAGTGCCTGCCCAGCCGGAGCGTATAGGCTATGCAGGTGCGCGTGAGCGGCCTATGCAGGGGCAGTCGCCTTACCTGTTCAATGCCTCCCTCAACTATGAAAATGTGGGCTATGGTACCAAACTGGCGCTTACTTTCAACCGGGCGGGCGATTACATTTATGTGGTAGGAGCCAATCCCGATGCGGGCCGTGGCGATCCGGATGTGATGATGAAAGGCAGAAGCCAGCTGGATATTACCTGGCGACAGCGTATTAATAAAATATTCAGCATCAACGCCGGTGTGCAAAACGTGCTGAATGCACCGGTAATCTTATACCAGGACTGGAAAAGAAATTATCACTATGATGCGCTGGCAGGAAAACCTCCGGTATTTAATTCCACCTTATTTGACAAGGGAGATATTATTTACAGGCGCTACTACCTGAAGCCTTACTACTCTTTCTCTGTTAACATGATCTTTTAA
- a CDS encoding IPT/TIG domain-containing protein, which produces MKQYLYSLLTMAAMPLAFTACKKEETMQQQVSIITPVISKLNRSFAQAGDTLVIYGASLIQQQRLTEVFINDRPCTLLKSVADSLQVLVPAQTRSGQVTVTISYGKQFSSAEGPSLDVKPTPALLGFWPRYGYAGESITLYVENFSIANADNHIFLEGFPATITGGNGKDTLLVTLPAASSTGVFSWRTYQGPLQYSKDTFLVRQPSYPVTSVGGWLQQDPAYTYLDTLYRGYPALSGSNYDLYARIYDSALNYINSPNRTYTVFLPADGAYYSKGITLRDYITKIKNAPYSYNSPMVAAILPDIQLSLADMHEGDLYNTAFTELMQWYPYFGSDDNKNKMQVTEEDGQKYVNLVGIYGDTRPRVKVIRAHKVGNATIIETDGDLGYIPFE; this is translated from the coding sequence ATGAAACAATATTTATATAGTTTACTCACTATGGCAGCGATGCCACTGGCTTTTACCGCCTGCAAAAAAGAGGAGACAATGCAACAGCAGGTATCCATTATTACACCAGTGATAAGCAAGCTGAACAGAAGTTTTGCACAGGCAGGCGATACATTGGTTATATATGGAGCCTCACTGATACAGCAGCAGCGGCTTACTGAAGTGTTTATTAATGACAGACCCTGCACTTTGCTGAAGAGTGTTGCAGACAGTTTGCAAGTATTGGTGCCGGCGCAAACACGGTCTGGCCAGGTAACGGTTACTATTAGCTATGGTAAACAATTCAGCAGTGCGGAGGGCCCTTCCCTTGATGTGAAGCCTACGCCTGCATTGCTGGGCTTCTGGCCCCGGTATGGCTATGCCGGAGAAAGCATTACACTGTATGTGGAAAATTTCAGCATTGCCAATGCCGACAATCATATTTTCCTGGAAGGCTTTCCCGCAACAATTACAGGTGGCAATGGCAAAGATACCCTGCTGGTAACACTGCCTGCTGCATCTTCCACCGGCGTGTTTTCATGGCGCACCTACCAGGGGCCTTTACAGTACAGTAAAGACACTTTCCTGGTACGGCAACCCAGCTATCCGGTTACCAGCGTAGGAGGTTGGTTACAGCAAGATCCCGCTTACACTTACCTGGATACACTCTACAGGGGATACCCGGCACTGTCTGGCAGTAACTACGATCTGTATGCACGTATTTATGATAGTGCTTTAAACTACATTAACAGCCCCAATCGCACCTACACTGTTTTTTTACCTGCGGATGGTGCGTATTACAGCAAGGGTATTACACTGAGGGATTATATCACTAAAATTAAAAATGCACCTTATAGCTATAATTCGCCCATGGTAGCAGCTATTTTACCGGATATACAATTGTCGCTGGCAGATATGCACGAAGGAGATTTGTACAACACTGCCTTTACAGAGTTGATGCAATGGTATCCTTATTTTGGAAGTGATGATAATAAGAACAAGATGCAGGTGACAGAAGAGGATGGACAGAAATATGTAAACCTGGTGGGGATATACGGAGATACAAGGCCACGGGTAAAAGTGATAAGAGCGCATAAAGTAGGCAATGCCACTATCATCGAAACGGATGGAGATTTAGGATATATTCCTTTTGAATAG
- a CDS encoding FecR family protein has translation MKENSLWEQEIWQKYRNGTASKKELEQLQAYLQQQDKTELEALFSEEGAVPVPADLASRIRAQLQRAAAPEVVVMSRSQRIVRRMAAAAVLLAAIAGAYYLLRWKNVREQTQLAYQGYDSIVNTTGAPRLVQLPDATKVWLNKRTTLYISTAYARQRQVKLTGEAYFDVVKNAGNPLLIQTGTIRTTVLGTAFNVDNSSRNAVRISLVQGRVQVSKQDATATPVLLLPGETATGAQQADSISTGPTANTDVTGWVRGHLVFNQLPLAEALEKAADYYGITIQADPALLQGKKVTTIYYKNQQWPQVLQHLLFMYQLTYTRKDNLIVISKP, from the coding sequence ATGAAAGAAAATAGTCTTTGGGAGCAGGAAATCTGGCAAAAATACAGGAATGGCACAGCCAGTAAAAAAGAGCTGGAACAGTTGCAGGCTTACCTGCAGCAACAGGATAAAACTGAGCTGGAAGCGCTTTTCAGTGAGGAAGGTGCAGTGCCAGTGCCTGCTGACCTGGCCAGCCGTATAAGGGCACAGTTACAACGGGCTGCTGCACCGGAAGTGGTGGTGATGAGCCGGTCACAACGTATAGTGCGAAGGATGGCCGCCGCCGCTGTGTTGCTGGCAGCTATTGCAGGCGCTTATTACCTGCTGCGTTGGAAAAATGTTCGCGAGCAAACGCAACTGGCTTATCAGGGTTACGATAGTATTGTGAATACAACCGGCGCTCCCCGGCTGGTGCAATTGCCGGATGCTACCAAAGTATGGTTGAACAAACGTACCACTTTATATATCAGTACAGCGTATGCCCGGCAGCGCCAGGTAAAGCTTACAGGCGAAGCATATTTCGACGTAGTAAAAAATGCGGGAAATCCGCTGTTGATACAAACCGGCACTATCCGTACAACGGTATTGGGTACGGCGTTTAACGTAGACAACAGTAGTCGCAACGCAGTGCGCATTAGCCTGGTGCAGGGGCGTGTACAGGTAAGTAAGCAAGACGCTACAGCAACGCCTGTACTGCTGTTGCCTGGTGAAACAGCTACGGGAGCACAACAAGCAGATAGTATCAGCACTGGCCCCACAGCTAATACAGATGTAACAGGATGGGTGCGGGGGCACCTGGTATTTAACCAGTTGCCACTGGCAGAAGCGCTGGAGAAAGCAGCGGATTATTACGGTATTACCATTCAGGCCGATCCCGCATTGCTACAGGGCAAAAAAGTAACTACTATCTATTATAAAAACCAGCAATGGCCGCAGGTATTGCAACACCTGTTGTTTATGTATCAGCTCACCTATACGCGCAAAGACAATCTGATAGTCATCTCTAAACCATAA